A single region of the Candidatus Obscuribacterales bacterium genome encodes:
- a CDS encoding DUF4079 domain-containing protein, translating to MTTTMDLPSFLWLWRIAAWSMGLSVTAYGILALSGGWLLLARRQKRSRPAWLRPLHYTIGGIMVTLVLLLLSVGLVGTVGYYGNLGHSVHLPAGLTVVGITLLSAWSATRIGPKRPWARSLHVGSNIALLIGFLAVSLTGWDVVQKYLP from the coding sequence ATGACGACGACGATGGATCTACCTTCGTTTTTATGGCTATGGCGGATTGCGGCCTGGTCGATGGGGCTATCGGTGACGGCCTATGGCATCTTGGCGCTCTCCGGGGGCTGGCTGCTGCTAGCGCGTCGGCAAAAGCGATCGCGTCCGGCTTGGCTACGCCCCCTGCATTACACCATTGGCGGTATCATGGTCACCCTAGTGCTGCTGCTGCTGTCGGTGGGCTTGGTTGGCACCGTGGGCTACTACGGTAATCTCGGTCATTCGGTGCATTTGCCTGCCGGATTGACCGTGGTGGGCATCACCCTGCTGTCGGCCTGGAGCGCGACCCGCATTGGCCCTAAACGACCCTGGGCGCGATCGCTGCATGTGGGTTCGAATATTGCCTTACTGATTGGATTTTTGGCAGTGTCCCTCACCGGTTGGGATGTGGTGCAAAAATATTTACCCTAG
- a CDS encoding ATP-binding protein: protein MKIEEQHPTLLQAGGCASCTASLSTCQQCHYRQIFAQSLDGILVMQLDHPMPWDVEQTCDRTLDEIYHHLKVVEVNDAVLRQYGATTSQMLGMAQSDFFAHDPDQGKALLRHFLNQRQLCQETEERRLDTGAPIFFEVNCTGLYDTDGQFTGCVLIQRDITTRKHMEQRLQASEERYRQLISSLEQQVNQRTRELTEALAFEALLKRITDRVRDSLDEQHILQVVVESMTAGLGLISCNTGRYDSEQQISTVVHDCTHDHSHSALGTIWKMDEFPYIYHQLLAHQYFQFCDCHTLLGWVTILVAPIYDGQGTIGDLWLIREPGLPFSPSEIRLVQQVTNQCAIAIRQARLYQAAQQQVKELERVSSLKDDFLNTVSHELRTPIASIKMASEMLELSLESVDLGDRAPRIHRYIAILQAESDREIGLINDLLDLSRLEAESMMIIKTVVHLQHWLPNLIEPLQPQLQRQQIRFSLDIDANLPSLITDLSGLERIITELLRNACKYTRAHEQIRLSAQRQGTGVCIIVSNSGSMIPPHERDRVFEKFYRIPNADPWNHGGTGLGLSLVQQLTDYLGGKICLECREPWVRFIVSLPLELPDHSRSAS from the coding sequence ATGAAGATTGAGGAGCAGCATCCAACACTCCTCCAGGCTGGTGGCTGTGCTTCTTGCACCGCGTCTCTCTCGACCTGTCAACAATGCCACTACCGGCAAATTTTTGCCCAGTCTCTCGATGGCATTTTGGTGATGCAGCTCGATCACCCCATGCCCTGGGATGTAGAACAAACCTGCGATCGCACCTTGGATGAAATCTATCACCATCTCAAGGTTGTGGAGGTCAACGATGCCGTACTCCGGCAGTATGGCGCGACGACAAGTCAAATGCTGGGTATGGCTCAGAGTGACTTCTTTGCCCATGATCCAGATCAGGGCAAAGCCCTGCTGCGGCATTTTTTAAATCAGCGACAGTTGTGCCAAGAAACCGAAGAACGTCGCTTAGATACCGGTGCCCCCATCTTTTTTGAAGTGAACTGCACGGGGCTGTATGACACCGATGGCCAATTCACCGGCTGTGTTCTCATCCAGCGAGACATCACCACCCGCAAGCACATGGAGCAGCGGTTGCAGGCGTCGGAAGAACGCTATCGCCAGCTCATTAGTTCTCTCGAACAGCAGGTGAACCAGCGCACCCGCGAACTCACGGAAGCTTTGGCGTTTGAAGCCCTCCTGAAGCGGATTACCGATCGCGTGCGGGACAGCTTGGATGAACAGCACATTCTCCAAGTGGTGGTGGAATCCATGACAGCGGGCCTGGGGCTGATCAGTTGCAATACCGGTCGCTACGATTCTGAGCAGCAGATTTCCACCGTGGTGCATGACTGCACCCACGATCACTCCCACTCCGCCCTGGGCACCATTTGGAAGATGGATGAGTTTCCCTACATCTACCATCAACTGCTTGCCCATCAATACTTTCAGTTTTGTGACTGCCATACCCTGCTCGGCTGGGTCACTATCTTAGTTGCGCCTATTTATGATGGACAAGGCACCATTGGCGATCTTTGGCTGATTCGGGAGCCTGGCCTACCCTTCAGTCCCTCTGAGATTCGGCTGGTGCAGCAGGTGACCAATCAATGTGCGATCGCCATCCGTCAAGCTCGACTGTACCAGGCTGCCCAGCAGCAGGTGAAGGAACTGGAGCGGGTGAGTTCGCTCAAAGATGATTTTCTCAACACCGTATCCCACGAGCTGCGTACGCCCATTGCCAGCATCAAAATGGCGTCGGAAATGCTAGAGCTGAGTCTAGAATCGGTGGATCTCGGCGATCGCGCCCCTCGCATCCATCGCTACATTGCCATTCTTCAGGCAGAATCTGATCGCGAAATTGGACTCATTAACGATCTGCTGGATCTCTCCCGCCTGGAGGCCGAATCCATGATGATCATCAAAACGGTCGTCCATCTGCAGCATTGGTTGCCTAACCTGATTGAACCCCTGCAGCCGCAACTTCAACGGCAGCAGATTCGTTTTTCCCTAGACATCGATGCTAACCTGCCGAGTTTGATCACCGATCTGTCCGGATTAGAGCGCATCATCACCGAGCTATTGCGCAATGCCTGCAAATATACCCGGGCCCATGAGCAAATTCGCCTGAGCGCCCAGCGTCAAGGCACCGGCGTCTGCATTATCGTCAGCAACTCGGGCTCGATGATTCCGCCCCATGAGCGCGATCGCGTCTTTGAAAAGTTCTATCGCATCCCCAATGCTGATCCCTGGAACCACGGAGGCACGGGTCTAGGGCTATCTCTTGTCCAACAGTTGACGGACTATCTAGGCGGCAAAATCTGTCTAGAATGTCGAGAACCATGGGTGCGCTTCATTGTCAGTTTGCCCCTAGAGTTACCCGATCACAGTCGTTCTGCATCCTAG